The Dendropsophus ebraccatus isolate aDenEbr1 chromosome 10, aDenEbr1.pat, whole genome shotgun sequence genome has a segment encoding these proteins:
- the FAM50A gene encoding protein FAM50A → MAQYKGAASEAGRAMQLMKKREKQREQLEQMKQKIAEENVVKANINKKFSAHYDAVEAELKSSTVGLVTLNDMKAKQEALVKEREKQLAKKEQFKDLQLKLEKQRERERKKEQKRKIASLSFNIDDDEEDDEEEEEEEEEEEEEEDMEDMEPEKEELPKKKKKLGKNPDVDTSFLPDRDREEEENRLREELRQEWERKQEKIKSEEIEITFSYWDGSGHRRTVKMKKGNTIQQFLQKALEILRKDFSELRSAGVEQLMYIKEDLIIPHHHSFYDFIVTKARGKSGPLFNFDVHEDVRLLSDATVEKDESHAGKVVLRSWYEKNKHIFPASRWEPYDPEKKWDKYTIR, encoded by the exons ATGGCGCAGTACAAGGGGGCAGCCAGCGAGGCCGGGAGAGCCATGCAGCTCATGAAAAAGCGGGAGAAACAGCGGGAACAGCTGGAGCAGATGAAACAGAAGATAGCGGAG GAGAATGTGGTTAAAGCAAATATTAACAAGAAATTCTCTGCACATTATGACGCGGTGGAGGCCGAGCTGAAGTCCAGCACCGTGG GGTTGGTCACCCTAAATGATATGAAAGCCAAACAGGAGGCGCTGGTGAAGGAGCGGGAGAAGCAGCTGGCCAAGAAGGAGCAGTTTAAGGATCTTCAGCT GAAGTTGGAGAAACAAAGGGAACGGGAGAGGAAGAAAGAACAGAAGAGGAAAATAGCCAGCTTGTCATTCAatattgatgatgatgaggaagacgatgaggaggaagaggaggaagaagaagaggaggaggaagaagaagatatGGAGGACATGGAGCCTGAAAAGGAAG AGCTacccaagaagaagaagaagctggGCAAGAACCCCGATGTGGACACAAGCTTCCTGCCTGACCGAGATCGAGAG GAAGAAGAGAACCGCCTCAGAGAAGAGCTACGACAGGAGTGGGAGCGCAAGCAAGAAAAGATCAAGA GTGAGGAAATCGAGATCACATTCAGCTACTGGGATGGCTCTGGACACCGCAGAACAGTCAAG ATGAAGAAAGGAAACACCATCCAGCAGTTCTTACAGAAGGCTCTGGAGATCCTGCGTAAGGACTTCAGCGAGCTCAG ATCGGCTGGGGTGGAGCAGCTCATGTACATTAAAGAAGATCTGATCATCCCACAT CATCACAGCTTTTATGATTTTATTGTGACGAAGGCAAGAGGGAAAAGTG GGCCCCTGTTTAACTTTGACGTTCACGAAGATGTCCGCCTGCTGAGCGACGCCACCGTGGAGAAGGATGAG TCTCACGCCGGGAAAGTCGTCCTTCGCAGCTGGTATGAGAAAAACAAGCACATCTTTCCTGCGAGCCGTTGGGAGCCCTATGACCCAGAGAAGAAGTGGGACAAGTACACG ATCCGATGA